The following proteins come from a genomic window of Streptomyces sp. ALI-76-A:
- a CDS encoding carboxymuconolactone decarboxylase family protein: MSTASDTPVLDTLAAMTVDSIERCGLAPDILILTRIAALAASDAPPISYAAHIDPAIESGLTAEQLQDVLVAIAPIVGTARVMTAAGNIATAFGIAIAVADAELEARG, translated from the coding sequence ATGTCCACTGCATCCGACACCCCTGTCCTGGACACCCTCGCCGCCATGACGGTCGACTCGATCGAGCGCTGCGGGCTGGCCCCGGACATCCTCATCCTCACCCGCATCGCGGCACTCGCCGCCTCGGACGCCCCGCCCATCTCCTACGCGGCCCATATCGACCCGGCCATCGAGAGCGGCCTGACCGCCGAACAGCTCCAGGACGTCCTGGTCGCCATCGCACCCATCGTGGGGACCGCCCGCGTCATGACGGCAGCGGGCAACATCGCCACGGCGTTCGGCATCGCCATCGCCGTCGCAGATGCCGAGCTCGAGGCCCGGGGCTGA
- a CDS encoding NAD(P)H-dependent oxidoreductase, with product MVFVHPNWWGMPPAVLVGWVQRVLAPGVAYRLGTAAGEPAGLLKAGKALVLNMSDTPADREESEFGDPLQPVAAGHSMEPVLSPQWAGGVERE from the coding sequence ATGGTGTTCGTCCACCCGAACTGGTGGGGCATGCCACCCGCTGTTCTGGTGGGCTGGGTGCAGCGCGTACTCGCGCCCGGCGTCGCCTACCGACTCGGTACCGCCGCAGGGGAGCCCGCAGGGCTGCTGAAGGCCGGCAAGGCCCTTGTCCTGAACATGTCCGACACTCCCGCCGACCGTGAGGAGAGCGAGTTCGGAGACCCGCTGCAGCCGGTGGCCGCAGGTCACAGCATGGAGCCGGTCCTGTCACCGCAGTGGGCGGGCGGTGTCGAGCGGGAGTAG
- a CDS encoding MFS transporter: protein MKHWRALMVLGTAQFLMVLDTSVMNVSISQLVEDFDTEVTAIQAVITLYALVMAAFMIIGGRFGDILGRRRMFLTGLVVYGAGSALTAAAPTLGVLTLGWSVIEGLGAAMVLPAMAALVAESYRGKDRAVAYAVIGGLAGAGIAVGPLLGGWVTTYLTWRLVFAGEVVVVVAVLLCHRVIPESPRTGPRPRLDGVGAVLSAAGLGLGVLGVLQSSTWGWVQPRNPPFTVLGFAPTLFVVAMGVAVLAAFRWWERRREHHGNDPLVHLSLLARPVLRSGLMTLLSQNLILLGLFFTIPLYLQVVQGFDAFETGLRLLPVSVTMLVTSLCGSTLGRVMGPRRVVRLALVTLAAAIVWLLATIDPAIDDAQFAGAMALLGVGVGLLASQLGNVVQSSVGEDERSEAGGLQFTAQNLGSALGTALIGSILIGALAHAFTTQVDDNPRLSEETREQVGVALQAGVAFVPTDQVRSAAERAGLPPSEADAVADSYASAQLNGLKAAILATGGVVLASFLVTPHLPTGRDGRPRRPDAGMPAGATGSKH, encoded by the coding sequence GTGAAGCACTGGCGGGCTCTGATGGTCCTCGGAACGGCCCAGTTCCTCATGGTCCTGGACACCTCGGTCATGAACGTGTCCATCAGCCAGCTGGTCGAGGACTTCGACACGGAGGTCACCGCCATCCAGGCCGTCATCACGCTGTACGCGCTGGTGATGGCCGCCTTCATGATCATCGGCGGCAGGTTCGGGGACATCCTGGGGCGCCGCCGTATGTTCCTCACCGGGCTGGTCGTCTACGGCGCGGGGTCGGCCCTGACCGCCGCGGCACCCACGCTGGGGGTCCTCACGCTGGGCTGGTCCGTCATCGAGGGACTGGGCGCCGCCATGGTGCTGCCGGCCATGGCCGCCCTCGTCGCGGAGTCGTACCGCGGGAAGGACCGGGCCGTCGCCTACGCGGTGATCGGCGGGCTCGCCGGCGCCGGGATCGCGGTAGGCCCGCTGCTGGGCGGCTGGGTGACGACGTACCTCACCTGGCGGCTGGTCTTCGCCGGCGAGGTCGTGGTCGTCGTGGCCGTCCTGCTGTGCCACCGGGTGATCCCGGAGTCCCCCCGGACCGGCCCGCGCCCCCGGCTGGACGGCGTCGGTGCCGTGCTCTCCGCGGCCGGACTGGGACTGGGCGTGCTCGGGGTGCTGCAGAGCAGCACCTGGGGATGGGTGCAGCCCCGCAACCCTCCCTTCACCGTCCTGGGCTTCGCGCCGACGCTGTTCGTCGTCGCCATGGGGGTGGCCGTCCTGGCCGCCTTCCGGTGGTGGGAGCGGCGGCGGGAGCACCACGGGAACGACCCGCTCGTCCACCTGTCCCTGCTGGCCAGGCCCGTGCTGCGATCCGGCCTGATGACGCTGCTGAGCCAGAACCTCATCCTGCTGGGACTGTTCTTCACCATCCCGCTGTACTTGCAGGTGGTTCAGGGGTTCGACGCCTTCGAGACGGGGCTGCGCCTGCTGCCGGTGTCCGTCACCATGCTCGTGACCTCGCTGTGCGGGTCCACACTGGGCCGGGTGATGGGGCCGCGCCGGGTGGTCCGGCTGGCCCTGGTGACCCTGGCGGCGGCCATCGTGTGGCTGCTGGCCACCATCGACCCGGCCATCGACGACGCGCAGTTCGCCGGAGCCATGGCCCTGCTGGGCGTGGGGGTCGGCCTGCTCGCCTCGCAGCTGGGCAACGTCGTCCAGTCCAGCGTCGGGGAGGACGAACGCAGTGAGGCCGGAGGACTCCAGTTCACGGCACAGAACCTGGGCTCGGCGCTGGGCACCGCGCTCATCGGGTCGATCCTCATCGGCGCGCTGGCCCACGCCTTCACCACGCAGGTGGACGACAACCCGCGGCTGTCCGAGGAGACCCGTGAGCAGGTCGGCGTCGCTCTCCAGGCCGGCGTCGCCTTCGTCCCCACCGATCAGGTGCGCTCGGCGGCCGAGCGTGCCGGGCTGCCGCCGTCCGAGGCCGACGCCGTCGCCGACTCCTACGCCTCCGCTCAGCTGAACGGCCTGAAGGCGGCGATCCTGGCCACCGGCGGCGTCGTCCTCGCCAGTTTCCTGGTCACGCCACACCTGCCGACCGGCCGGGACGGCCGTCCGCGCCGGCCGGACGCCGGTATGCCGGCCGGCGCGACCGGATCGAAGCACTGA
- a CDS encoding class II glutamine amidotransferase — translation MCRWLAYSGTPLLLDTILYRPAHSLIDQSLHSTLGVETTNGDGFGVGWYSQESIDTPALLKDIGPAWNNRNLREIADHVRSPLFFAHIRASTGTAVQQTNCHPFRRGRWMWMHNGAITGFHLVRRDLSLLVDPELYSDIEGTTDSEMMFYLAVTFGLDRDPPGAVARMVGVVERSGRDHGVEFPLQMTVAVSDGERVWAFRYSSQGASRSLFYSTRVDALRRLHPDMAFLREVSDQTRLIVSEPLGDLPGAWNEVPESSYGVVHAGADEMHRFTPEPV, via the coding sequence ATGTGCCGATGGCTCGCTTACTCGGGAACACCCCTGCTGCTCGACACCATCCTCTACCGACCGGCCCACTCGCTGATCGATCAGAGTCTCCACTCCACACTGGGAGTCGAGACGACCAACGGCGACGGTTTCGGCGTCGGATGGTACTCGCAGGAGAGCATCGACACCCCGGCCCTGCTCAAGGACATCGGCCCCGCCTGGAACAACCGCAACCTGAGGGAGATCGCGGACCATGTCCGCTCCCCGTTGTTCTTCGCCCACATCCGGGCGTCGACCGGCACGGCGGTGCAGCAGACCAATTGCCACCCGTTCCGGCGCGGCCGTTGGATGTGGATGCACAACGGCGCCATCACGGGTTTCCACCTCGTACGCCGCGACCTGTCCCTGCTCGTCGACCCCGAGCTGTACTCCGACATCGAAGGAACGACGGACTCGGAGATGATGTTCTACCTGGCGGTCACCTTCGGCCTCGACCGGGACCCGCCCGGCGCCGTGGCCCGGATGGTGGGAGTGGTGGAGCGCAGCGGCCGCGACCACGGTGTGGAGTTCCCGCTCCAGATGACGGTCGCCGTGTCCGACGGCGAACGCGTATGGGCCTTCCGGTACTCGAGCCAGGGCGCTTCCCGGTCGTTGTTCTACAGCACCCGTGTGGACGCACTGCGCAGGCTGCACCCCGACATGGCGTTCCTGCGGGAGGTGTCCGACCAGACCCGCCTCATCGTGTCCGAGCCCCTCGGTGATCTGCCGGGTGCCTGGAACGAGGTGCCCGAGAGCAGCTACGGCGTCGTACACGCCGGAGCCGACGAGATGCATCGCTTCACGCCGGAACCGGTGTGA
- a CDS encoding YafY family protein → MLDTSARLLRLLSLLQTPRAWPGSELAERLGVSGRTVRNDIDRLRELGYPVDATRGAAGGYRLGAGAAMPPLLLDDEEAVAVTIALRTAAQGAVPGTEETSLRALAKLEQVLPSRLRRRVRALQAFTMAVPADRPAPTVSADTLTTLVSACRDRERVRFDYLDHAGSPTRRVVEPYRAVNWGQRWYLVAWDVEREDWRTFRIDRIQPRTPTGPRFTPREPPGGDLTAYVSLRVSSAAWRHHARVTVHAPAPAVIERINPAVGTVEALDADTCVLTTGADTLQTLAAYLGMLDFDFDVTEPPELVDHLRRLADRYSRSTPPAHCGDRTGSML, encoded by the coding sequence ATGCTTGACACCTCGGCGCGTCTGCTGCGCCTGCTCTCCCTGTTGCAGACCCCGCGAGCCTGGCCGGGATCCGAACTCGCCGAGCGTCTGGGGGTGAGCGGCCGCACCGTGCGCAACGACATCGACCGACTGCGCGAGCTCGGCTATCCCGTGGACGCCACCCGGGGCGCCGCCGGCGGTTACCGGCTGGGCGCCGGAGCGGCGATGCCCCCGCTGCTCCTCGACGACGAGGAGGCCGTCGCGGTGACGATCGCACTGCGCACCGCCGCGCAGGGTGCCGTCCCCGGCACCGAGGAGACCTCACTGCGGGCGCTGGCCAAGCTGGAGCAGGTGCTGCCCTCACGGCTGCGCCGACGGGTGCGGGCACTGCAGGCGTTCACCATGGCCGTACCGGCCGACCGTCCTGCCCCGACCGTCTCCGCGGACACTCTCACCACCCTGGTGTCCGCCTGCCGCGACCGGGAGCGAGTGCGCTTCGACTACCTGGACCACGCCGGCTCTCCGACCCGGCGCGTCGTGGAGCCCTATCGGGCAGTGAACTGGGGACAACGCTGGTACCTGGTCGCGTGGGACGTCGAGCGCGAGGACTGGCGCACCTTCAGAATCGACCGAATCCAGCCGCGGACCCCGACCGGACCACGCTTCACCCCCCGCGAACCGCCCGGCGGCGACCTCACCGCGTACGTCTCCCTACGGGTGTCGAGCGCGGCCTGGCGCCACCACGCCCGAGTGACCGTCCACGCCCCGGCGCCTGCGGTGATCGAGCGGATCAACCCCGCGGTCGGCACAGTCGAGGCCCTCGACGCCGACACCTGCGTCCTGACGACCGGCGCCGACACACTGCAGACCCTCGCCGCCTACCTGGGCATGCTCGACTTCGACTTCGACGTCACCGAACCCCCGGAACTCGTCGACCACCTCCGCCGGCTCGCGGACCGCTACTCCCGCTCGACACCGCCCGCCCACTGCGGTGACAGGACCGGCTCCATGCTGTGA
- a CDS encoding amphi-Trp domain-containing protein, producing MKDLKFEQKRSLSRLEAADQLTALAAALREGGEAQLDLDAGTLSLRIPDDLRGEMEVEIGDGQIELEIEFKWPTASTRPTRPAPSRTAAGPDKATPRKNVPAKPGHSGTSTNRSKGEKRSATTKP from the coding sequence ATGAAGGACCTCAAGTTCGAGCAGAAGCGCTCCCTGTCCCGCCTGGAGGCGGCCGACCAGCTCACGGCACTCGCGGCCGCACTGAGAGAGGGGGGAGAGGCCCAACTGGACCTCGACGCCGGAACACTGAGCCTGCGGATCCCCGACGACCTTCGTGGCGAGATGGAGGTCGAGATCGGTGACGGACAGATCGAGTTGGAGATCGAGTTCAAGTGGCCGACCGCATCGACCCGACCGACCCGGCCGGCGCCCTCGCGGACGGCCGCAGGCCCGGACAAGGCCACACCGCGCAAGAACGTGCCCGCGAAGCCGGGGCACAGCGGTACGAGCACCAACAGGAGCAAAGGCGAGAAGCGGTCCGCCACGACGAAGCCCTGA
- a CDS encoding DUF308 domain-containing protein: MTMPRGPASGTGQEHEPGGAAPGPTDDPAQALRRLGGSWTWLLGSAVATLVLGVLVLVWPEATLHVLAVLVGLHLLVGGAFRFVDVFARTGHERLPGLVLAVLYVLAGVLCLRNPLQTVNALSLIVGAVWLVSGILTLYTALAAEDLPHRGVVLGIAVLGIVAGIVVLALPAESARALTRLLGLWLVLLGLGEAVVALAWRAALRKTIPRGRVPPPGRPDTAPHRTRPWSPPHPRPERRPSRPERAQGKDHP; this comes from the coding sequence ATGACCATGCCGCGTGGTCCGGCATCGGGTACCGGACAGGAACACGAGCCCGGCGGGGCGGCCCCCGGCCCGACGGACGATCCCGCGCAGGCACTGCGGCGGCTCGGCGGCTCGTGGACCTGGCTGCTGGGCTCGGCCGTCGCGACGCTGGTGCTGGGCGTCCTGGTACTGGTCTGGCCGGAGGCGACACTGCACGTCCTGGCGGTCCTCGTCGGCCTGCACCTGCTGGTGGGCGGGGCGTTCCGGTTCGTGGACGTCTTCGCACGGACGGGGCACGAACGACTTCCGGGGCTGGTCCTGGCCGTGCTGTACGTCCTCGCCGGGGTGCTGTGCCTGCGCAACCCGTTGCAGACGGTCAACGCGCTCTCACTGATCGTCGGAGCCGTCTGGCTGGTGTCCGGCATCCTCACCCTCTACACGGCCCTCGCCGCCGAGGACCTGCCGCACCGTGGCGTCGTCCTGGGCATCGCGGTGCTCGGCATCGTCGCGGGGATCGTGGTGCTCGCGCTGCCGGCCGAGTCGGCCCGCGCCCTGACCCGGCTGCTCGGCCTGTGGCTCGTCCTGCTCGGCCTGGGCGAGGCGGTGGTCGCCCTCGCGTGGCGGGCCGCACTGAGAAAGACCATCCCACGGGGACGCGTGCCCCCGCCGGGACGGCCTGACACCGCACCCCACCGGACCCGCCCGTGGTCGCCTCCCCACCCTCGTCCCGAGCGGCGGCCGTCACGGCCGGAGCGCGCACAAGGAAAGGACCACCCATGA
- a CDS encoding DUF2252 domain-containing protein, with translation MSQNVITAMRAASHTTPAERSALGKEARRGSPRSDHAVYKPSPDRPDPLAILQAQSEARVPELVPIRYGRMMESPFRFYRGAAAIMASDLADSPVSGLTAQLCGDAHLLNFRLLASPERRLVFDINDFDETLPGPWEWDVKRLSASLVIAGRANGFDDDERARIVSSTVRSYREAMIRFAATGNLDVWYAKIDSDALESLAAGHLHGTKHGRRNLARAMAKARTRDSLQAFDKLTETVGGHPRIAADPPLLVPAGDLLPDVERGTLERQFRGLLERYGRTLTSDRRTLLEDYRLADVARKVVGVGSVGTRCWIFLLLGRDERDPLFLQAKEAGTSVLAAHVGASRYRNQGERVVAGQRLMQAASDIFLGWERVDGIDGRQRDFYVRQLRDWKGIAIPERMRPKDMRAFGELCGVTLARAHARSGDRIAIAAYLGGGDSFDRALTTFAEAYADQNERDHQALVDAVRAGRLPAEELPAA, from the coding sequence ATGTCCCAGAACGTGATCACGGCCATGCGCGCCGCGTCGCACACCACGCCGGCGGAGCGCTCGGCTCTGGGGAAGGAAGCGCGGCGCGGCTCACCCCGGTCGGACCACGCCGTGTACAAGCCCTCCCCCGACCGGCCGGACCCGCTGGCGATCCTCCAGGCGCAGTCCGAGGCACGGGTGCCCGAACTCGTCCCGATCCGCTACGGCCGGATGATGGAGTCACCGTTCCGCTTCTATCGCGGTGCCGCCGCGATCATGGCGTCCGACCTGGCCGACAGCCCGGTCTCGGGGCTCACGGCCCAGCTGTGCGGGGACGCGCACCTGTTGAACTTCCGTCTGCTCGCCTCGCCGGAACGGCGGTTGGTGTTCGACATCAACGACTTCGACGAGACGCTGCCGGGCCCCTGGGAGTGGGACGTCAAGCGGCTGTCGGCGAGTCTCGTCATCGCGGGCCGGGCGAACGGCTTCGACGACGACGAACGCGCCCGCATCGTGAGCTCCACGGTCCGTTCGTACCGCGAGGCGATGATCCGCTTCGCGGCGACAGGCAACCTTGACGTCTGGTACGCGAAGATCGACTCGGATGCCCTCGAATCCCTGGCCGCGGGCCACCTCCACGGAACGAAGCACGGCCGGAGGAACCTGGCCCGCGCGATGGCGAAGGCCCGCACCCGCGACAGCCTCCAGGCCTTCGACAAGCTCACCGAGACGGTCGGCGGCCACCCCAGGATCGCGGCGGACCCCCCACTGCTCGTCCCGGCCGGCGACCTGCTCCCGGACGTCGAGCGCGGCACCCTCGAGCGCCAGTTCCGCGGCTTGCTCGAGCGGTACGGCCGCACTCTCACCTCCGACCGGCGCACGCTCCTGGAGGACTACCGACTGGCGGACGTGGCCCGCAAGGTCGTCGGCGTCGGCAGCGTCGGAACCCGATGCTGGATCTTCCTCCTCCTCGGCCGGGACGAGCGGGACCCGCTCTTCCTCCAGGCCAAGGAGGCCGGCACCTCGGTGCTCGCCGCGCACGTCGGCGCGAGCCGATACCGCAATCAGGGCGAGCGGGTGGTCGCGGGGCAGCGGCTGATGCAGGCCGCCAGCGACATCTTCCTCGGCTGGGAGCGAGTGGACGGGATCGACGGCAGGCAGCGCGACTTCTACGTCCGCCAGTTGCGCGACTGGAAGGGCATCGCCATCCCGGAGCGGATGCGGCCGAAGGACATGCGGGCCTTCGGCGAACTGTGCGGGGTCACGCTGGCTCGCGCGCACGCACGGTCCGGCGACCGCATCGCGATCGCCGCGTACCTGGGCGGCGGCGACTCCTTCGACCGCGCGCTCACCACCTTCGCGGAGGCGTACGCCGACCAGAACGAGCGTGACCACCAGGCCCTGGTCGATGCGGTGCGCGCGGGCCGGCTCCCCGCGGAGGAACTCCCGGCGGCCTGA
- a CDS encoding LuxR C-terminal-related transcriptional regulator: protein MAETYENAPGPAVPATPCTDPEGDPFLRTRFALPARPAAFLRRQRLVDHLDQTFETPLTLVNGAAGAGKTLLAADWAAGLPPPVAWLTVETGDRRPGVFWAYVLQALRACGAPPSDAVGVPADATAVDRRLLATLAAELSDRDRPVVLVLDEYDRVTDPEVTEQLGYVLHHAGRGLRLVLVTRTEPLLPLHRYRAAGELTEIRAAELAFTPEEAAALLGLHGLSLPVHAAGALVDRTRGWAAGLRLSALAALESADPELYLKEFEADRSTVADFLLAEVLKGQPEETQGLLLRVSVLKRFCPELANALTLRTDAEPILARLHRDNAFVEHLGHSWYQLHPLFGEILRAHLRERLPGLDPELHRRAARWLRRSGFLPETLAHGAAAGDWDFAADALVDDLAIGQLFTGLRSGDLAELFSPMGPEARSPAADLVRAARDFSRDDLERGLARLRRAEEHLADDSLEPAAVRLSCALLEALAARLTGSPARAEKAAEKADELRQEVPADLLDKHPELTALLLTHLGSARLWAGRFEDAGAALSAAADAPGGASTVLPREDSMEHLALIDYLNGWLGRAERKALAAVPAVDRAGLPQPSGSGIGQLVLAAVAVDRHELDRAQALLDETSQIPSGTRDPVMAAGRALATARLLAVRGKVRAAVAAADPAVAAAVASPWAAGFEALFASAAHLAEGRPDAAAEVLRNVSGDQPACAVEAAAIHVAAGRSGAAIELLDSIRTGGRTGPAVTVRAALVRAQAAERAGDTAAARRLVAHALLDARRERLRRPFLDAGTWIRPLLATPPLHELAAGWLTPGPSRHDERPRSESLSPPLVAVELSGREYDVLERLARMMSTEEVAADLHVSVNTVKTHLKSVYRKLAVNRRGDAVRRARDLRLL from the coding sequence GTGGCCGAGACCTACGAGAACGCCCCGGGACCGGCCGTTCCGGCCACGCCGTGTACCGATCCCGAAGGGGACCCGTTTCTGCGCACCCGGTTCGCCCTTCCGGCGAGACCCGCCGCGTTCCTGCGGCGGCAGCGGCTCGTCGACCACCTCGACCAGACTTTCGAGACGCCATTGACCCTGGTCAACGGAGCAGCCGGGGCCGGCAAGACCCTGCTCGCCGCCGACTGGGCCGCCGGACTGCCTCCGCCGGTCGCCTGGCTCACCGTCGAAACGGGGGACCGGCGTCCCGGTGTGTTCTGGGCGTACGTTCTTCAGGCCCTGCGCGCCTGCGGGGCACCGCCGTCCGACGCCGTCGGGGTCCCCGCGGACGCGACCGCGGTGGACCGACGGCTGCTGGCAACGCTCGCCGCCGAGCTGAGCGATCGCGACCGGCCCGTGGTTCTCGTGCTCGACGAGTACGACCGCGTGACCGATCCGGAGGTCACGGAGCAGCTGGGTTACGTCCTGCACCATGCCGGGCGTGGTCTGCGCCTGGTCCTCGTCACCCGCACCGAACCGCTGTTGCCGCTGCACCGTTACCGGGCGGCCGGCGAGCTGACGGAGATCCGCGCCGCCGAGCTGGCCTTCACACCGGAAGAGGCCGCCGCCCTCCTCGGGCTGCACGGTCTGAGCCTTCCGGTCCACGCCGCGGGCGCCCTGGTGGACCGCACCCGGGGCTGGGCCGCCGGCTTGCGCCTGTCCGCACTGGCCGCTCTGGAGAGCGCCGACCCGGAGCTCTACCTGAAGGAGTTCGAGGCGGACCGCAGTACGGTCGCGGACTTTCTGCTGGCCGAGGTCCTCAAGGGACAGCCGGAGGAGACGCAGGGCCTCCTGCTGCGTGTCAGTGTGCTGAAGCGCTTCTGTCCCGAGCTGGCCAACGCGCTGACCCTGCGGACCGACGCCGAGCCCATCCTCGCCAGGCTGCACCGCGACAACGCGTTCGTCGAGCATCTGGGTCACTCGTGGTACCAGCTCCACCCGCTGTTCGGGGAGATACTCCGGGCCCATCTGCGTGAGCGTCTGCCGGGCCTGGATCCGGAACTCCACCGGCGGGCCGCGCGATGGCTGCGCCGTTCCGGGTTCCTGCCGGAGACACTCGCCCACGGGGCCGCCGCGGGCGACTGGGATTTCGCCGCCGACGCCCTCGTCGACGACCTGGCGATCGGACAGCTCTTCACCGGCCTGCGCTCAGGTGACCTGGCCGAGTTGTTCTCCCCCATGGGGCCCGAGGCCAGGAGTCCCGCGGCGGACCTCGTGCGCGCGGCCCGCGACTTCTCCCGTGACGACCTGGAGCGCGGGCTGGCCCGCCTGCGCCGGGCCGAGGAGCATCTGGCCGACGACTCGCTCGAGCCCGCGGCCGTACGGCTGAGCTGTGCGCTGCTGGAGGCGCTGGCCGCCCGACTGACCGGATCTCCCGCCCGGGCCGAGAAGGCCGCCGAGAAGGCCGATGAACTGCGGCAGGAGGTTCCGGCAGACCTCCTGGACAAGCATCCCGAGCTCACCGCTCTCCTGCTGACCCATCTGGGCTCGGCCCGCCTGTGGGCCGGGCGCTTCGAGGACGCGGGCGCCGCCCTGTCCGCGGCGGCCGATGCTCCCGGCGGTGCCTCCACGGTGCTGCCCCGGGAGGACTCGATGGAGCACCTGGCCCTGATCGACTATCTGAACGGCTGGCTCGGGCGGGCGGAGCGCAAGGCCCTGGCGGCGGTGCCCGCGGTGGACCGGGCCGGCCTGCCCCAGCCGTCCGGCTCAGGGATCGGGCAGCTGGTCCTGGCCGCCGTGGCCGTCGACCGCCATGAGCTGGACCGGGCCCAGGCCCTCCTCGACGAGACGTCCCAGATCCCGTCGGGAACCCGTGATCCGGTGATGGCGGCGGGACGAGCCCTCGCCACAGCTCGCCTCCTCGCGGTCAGGGGCAAGGTACGAGCCGCCGTGGCAGCGGCGGACCCGGCCGTCGCCGCCGCCGTGGCCTCCCCCTGGGCGGCAGGCTTCGAGGCGCTCTTCGCCTCCGCCGCCCACCTGGCCGAAGGACGGCCGGACGCAGCCGCCGAGGTGCTGCGGAACGTGTCCGGCGACCAGCCGGCGTGCGCCGTGGAGGCCGCGGCGATCCACGTCGCCGCGGGCCGTTCCGGGGCGGCCATCGAGCTGCTCGACAGCATCCGTACCGGGGGCCGGACGGGGCCGGCGGTGACCGTGAGGGCAGCGCTGGTGCGGGCTCAGGCCGCGGAGCGGGCGGGAGACACCGCCGCCGCCCGCAGGCTCGTGGCGCACGCGCTCCTCGACGCCCGGCGGGAGCGACTGCGGCGTCCGTTCCTCGACGCGGGAACGTGGATCCGGCCTCTGCTGGCCACGCCTCCGCTCCACGAGCTGGCAGCGGGCTGGCTCACGCCTGGCCCCTCGCGCCACGATGAGCGACCCCGGTCGGAGTCGCTGTCCCCGCCGCTGGTCGCGGTGGAGCTGAGCGGACGCGAGTACGACGTCCTGGAACGCCTGGCCCGGATGATGTCGACGGAGGAGGTCGCCGCCGACCTCCACGTGTCGGTCAACACGGTGAAGACCCACCTCAAGAGTGTCTACCGGAAGCTGGCGGTGAACCGGCGAGGCGACGCGGTGCGCCGCGCGCGCGACCTCCGGCTGCTGTGA
- a CDS encoding MerR family transcriptional regulator: MEDERPDMLTIGRLAQRTGLSVRTLRFWSDEGAVPPVARSTGGYRLYDAASVARVELVRTLRELGLGLDDVCHVLSGRTTVAEVADAHVAALDAQIRSLKVSRAVLSTVAKRGSTAEETALMNRLARLSAAERKQIIDEFREEVFGGLLSVDPGLRDRMRTYSIELPDDPTPDQVDAWIELAELVRDPGFRTRLRTWLELNTPVPGQGRPPGASIWWARQVVQTVAKVRGRGIAPEGPAAAEVLSELFGDADRAAVLRSLEAGIEAEAERYRTLVAQVRGQDASPDATEELEWLKRALRAADQA; the protein is encoded by the coding sequence ATGGAAGACGAACGCCCCGACATGCTCACCATCGGCCGGCTCGCGCAGCGCACCGGACTTTCGGTGCGTACCCTGCGCTTCTGGTCGGACGAGGGCGCGGTGCCGCCCGTGGCACGCTCCACGGGCGGCTACCGGCTGTACGACGCCGCCTCCGTGGCCCGCGTCGAGCTGGTCCGCACCCTGCGGGAGCTGGGCCTCGGGCTCGACGACGTGTGCCACGTGTTGAGCGGTCGCACGACGGTCGCCGAGGTCGCCGACGCGCATGTGGCCGCGCTCGACGCGCAGATCCGCTCCCTCAAGGTGAGCCGGGCCGTCCTGTCGACCGTGGCGAAACGTGGTTCGACCGCTGAGGAGACAGCACTGATGAACCGGTTGGCGCGGCTGTCCGCCGCCGAACGCAAGCAGATCATCGACGAGTTCAGGGAGGAGGTGTTCGGCGGTCTTCTCTCCGTCGACCCGGGCCTGCGTGACCGCATGCGCACCTACAGCATCGAACTGCCCGACGATCCCACACCTGACCAGGTCGACGCCTGGATCGAACTGGCCGAACTGGTACGGGACCCCGGCTTTCGCACACGGTTGCGCACATGGCTGGAGCTCAACACGCCCGTACCGGGGCAGGGCCGCCCTCCCGGGGCGTCCATCTGGTGGGCCAGGCAGGTCGTACAGACCGTCGCGAAGGTCAGAGGACGCGGGATCGCTCCGGAGGGACCGGCAGCGGCCGAGGTGCTGTCCGAGCTGTTCGGTGACGCCGATCGGGCCGCCGTGCTGCGCAGTCTGGAAGCCGGGATCGAGGCGGAGGCCGAGCGGTACCGCACACTCGTGGCCCAGGTGCGCGGGCAGGACGCGTCGCCCGACGCGACCGAGGAGCTGGAGTGGCTGAAGCGTGCCCTGCGCGCGGCGGATCAGGCCTGA